The following DNA comes from Anastrepha obliqua isolate idAnaObli1 chromosome 1, idAnaObli1_1.0, whole genome shotgun sequence.
gcgaagaggattcaattccgtctcgtggagtatctgtgggttagaagtactccatattcgacaattttgtttgctcacattgccgtttaaatcgaaatgggcctcatcagacatgaaaaggcagtttaacatgttttggtcttcttccaccatttgcaggatcttctggcaaaattccaagcgaatcggcaagtctgctgcattcagtttgttaaccatttgaattttgtagggaaataagtctaaatctttgtgcattattgtttgcaaagactgtcggctgacaccaagttgagcagataagcttcttgttgaaacccttggattgctttgtatagctgcagctacagcagcgatcgtttcctccgtccgaactggtgggtttcgatgataaggccttcttgcgactgttccttgctcagcaaaattattcaccagtctcattatggtccatctggtcgggggatcgccgccaaacatccgcctgtactctctctgtaccaaaactacggactccagtgcgtgatagcggcggactatccaaattcttgtttgcgtgtcccagttatccattttaataaattttaaagatcaatctgcaaattaaaacaaaaatggaacagataacttaaaaagaaaaagaaagttattcaatttttttttggtatcggctttcatcagccaccctgtattagagAAGGTGAATTAAGTAgaacaaattaaatcctttttggtaaaaatggtagcagaAAAGTActttcttacttaaatggaaacaaattcCGAagggtttaaaaaattaattttaattattgtaatattggAATGTAAACCATGCCTATTATGATAAACGTCGGATGATATGCGGCGGGAGTTAATTCGATCCGCACTCGATTCACTTTTTCACTAATACAATCCGAGAACTGTGTTATCAGCATAATCTGctgttcaaaaatttcaaaagaccaataaatatttgttaagtGTGTAAAATGGATTCAATAGCGTTTTATATAGATTTTAATGAAAGTACAAGCAATGATGCAAGACGAACCCGGAAAAAAGTAAGGGATAATGCTGTTGACGTGTTCCAGTTGCCTATGATGTGTAAGTTCACTTTTTAAGGACAATTGACGAAAATTTATGTGAACTCCTCTTGTAGATTTGTTAAGCAATTCCGCCTTAATAAGATAGCTTTCCAATATGTTCTCAACATATTAAAGGAGGAAATCCCTCCTGCTATTAAAACATGGTCGATATCGCCAGAGCTCAAACTAGAAGCCTGTCTAAGATTTTATGCTGAAGGGGGTTATCAAAATGGTACTGGGCAAGATTTTAATATTGGCATGGTGCAGTCCACAGTGTCCATAGTACTGtcagaagttttaaatattttagaggCAACACTATGTCCCAGATGGATAAGCTTGGCAATGACCGAGACTGAAGAGCTTGAAtccaaaagatatttttttggaaaaacaagaaTTCCCGGCATAGTTATGTGCGTAGATGGCACccacataaaaattttgaaacctgCTGGAGACAATTCGCACCTTTATTATAATAGGAAAGGATATTACAGTATTAATGCAATGATAGTAagttaatttctgaaattttaattgactaataaaataacttttttctatctTAAGATATGTGACCATAAGCAGCGAATGAGGTATGTGAACAGTAGGTACGCAGGTGCAAGTCACGATTCTTTTATTTGGGAAAATAGTGAGGCTTCAAGACATTTCCAAACCATGTATGAAAATGGACACAGAAGCACTAGATTGTTGGGTACATATATGACAAAAACGAAACAGTTAAtaatacataagtaattttgatttaaatgttCCCTAGGTGACTCTGGATACCCACTTTTACCCTGGTTGATAACGCCCTTCCGAAATGCCGGAGCTAATACACCCCAAAGCCGTTTCAATAAAAGCCATAGCTCGGGTCGCAATATTGTTGAACGCACAATAGGTTTCTGGAAGAATTGCTCTCAGCTCGCCAACTTCATTATTCTCCGGAAAAAGTGGCTCAAATTGTTAATGCTGCGGCGGCACTTCACAACATTCGGAtccattataataaatatttcagacgAATATTTAGAAGGGGTTTTTGAAAGTGAAGAGTATGAAAATGGCGAGCCTGTACAACATCAAAGATATACCAATGAAGCAAACCAAATCCGGAATGAAATGCTACACAGCTTTTTataaagaaacagttttttgttttcatttaacttacataaatatatgtatgtttgtatatatttcttaagaacaaaataaaaccagCCTTCTTGGCAAATGTTGCACATTAAAACttaagcttaaaataaaaaagcctTCTTGGCAAATGTTGCACTTTAAAACTTAAgctaaacaaaatttctaattCACAGTCATATTTTAAGTTTCAATTGCTTGTTAACTTCTCCTAATTCAATGCTTAAAAGTTCTTTTTTCACCCTTAATTTTTCAATAGCATTTGTCTCCATAGCCATATTATGTCTTTTTGTCTCctcaaaaaagaggttgtctgtaaagtcggtttactgacgatagtttaacgtgataacgtcataagaaaatactgattgaatggttgcatctttcaaaagaaaattttagttttatttgtttgatagatattttgtatggataataacataacacaacacaacacaacacaacacaacacaacacaacacaacacaaca
Coding sequences within:
- the LOC129238489 gene encoding putative nuclease HARBI1 → MMQDEPGKKFVKQFRLNKIAFQYVLNILKEEIPPAIKTWSISPELKLEACLRFYAEGGYQNGTGQDFNIGMVQSTVSIVLSEVLNILEATLCPRWISLAMTETEELESKRYFFGKTRIPGIVMCVDGTHIKILKPAGDNSHLYYNRKGYYSINAMIICDHKQRMRYVNSRYAGASHDSFIWENSEASRHFQTMFLEELLSARQLHYSPEKVAQIVNAAAALHNIRIHYNKYFRRIFRRGF